The Verrucomicrobiaceae bacterium DNA window CGATTTCATCCAAGGTGCTACGACGGTAAATCACGCCAGTGCCCACACCCGTGATACCATCAAAACAATCACGACTAGGTTGGAGCACATCAAAGAAATAGGCCTGCTCATGCCAGCGTCCCGCGCCTACGACACGGTCCAAAAACAGAAAGCTGTCTTCGTTGTAGAAAGTCTGGGGTGCCTGTGCCATTCCCACCAGGGGGTCTTTCATGTGGCCTGCCAGCGTATCCAAGGCATCTCGGCGTGGAATATGATCTGCATCGAAAGTCGCTACGAAATCAGCTTTTGAATGCCGAAGTGCATTATTGAGGTTTCCCGCCTTCGCTCCCGAGTTGTCTGCCCGGGTGAGATAATGCACGCCATATTTTTTTGCGATCTCCGCGATCTCTGGTCGCTTGCCATCATCCAACAAGAAAGTCTCATGAGGGTAGTCGATACTGACAGCCCCCATGACAGTCAGCTCGATCATCTCTGCCGGCTCAGTGTAAACGGGCAAAAACACATCAATCGTCGGACGGAAATCCGAAGCTCCGGGTCCGCGATGCCGGGTGCGGGCACACCTTCACGAGTGTCAAACCTATCAGGATTCCATAAGCTGTTACTAGATAGAAGATCAGTGAAAACCACCATTCATCAGGGTTAAAAACCGTTGGCCTCCACACCAGATAAGAAAGAGCGATCACCACATACATCCCGGAAGCTATCCGACGGCGGGTTTGATTCCTTTCAGATGATAGGGACTTCCTCGCCGTGGCTAAACATGATGAGACGTGGGGTTAAGTGTCATCGGGATTCACCACACACCGAGTTTTTCCGGCTGCTTTGTCGCTGCACCGGCCCAGTCACGGTTCGCGGCAGGGCTGGCGGGAACTGGTGGAGCACGCGGCCGGTTTAAAGCCGCCCCCAGGGCCTCTTCGCACGCCCGGCGCATTCTTCCGCGTAGGCTCACGCCGATCACCCTGCGGCTCTAGGGCTGCGATCACAGCACGCAAATGGGCATCACAGTGTGTGCGTTGAGTGCGGCGGCCTCTGCGGCGGGGTAGCTTCTCTGGTGTGAAATTCTTCCCTCCGGCCTCGATGAACACGAGTGGGCAAAAATTCGCCACAAAGTGCTCTCGGAAGAAA harbors:
- a CDS encoding glycosyltransferase, which codes for MIELTVMGAVSIDYPHETFLLDDGKRPEIAEIAKKYGVHYLTRADNSGAKAGNLNNALRHSKADFVATFDADHIPRRDALDTLAGHMKDPLVGMAQAPQTFYNEDSFLFLDRVVGAGRWHEQAYFFDVLQPSRDCFDGITGVGTGVIYRRSTLDEI